In Gulosibacter molinativorax, a single window of DNA contains:
- the pdxS gene encoding pyridoxal 5'-phosphate synthase lyase subunit PdxS, whose product MTTNETSSSSAAASSQTGTPLVKTGLADMLKGGVIMDVVTPEQARIAEDAGAVAVMALERVPADIRAQGGVARMSDPDLIDGIIDTVSIPVMAKARIGHFVEAQILQELGVDYIDESEVLSPADYVNHIDKHGFKVPFVCGATNLGEALRRITEGAAMIRSKGEAGTGDVSEAMKHIRTIKGEIARLQALNAVEPDALYVAAKDLQAPYGLVKQVAETGELPVVMFVAGGVATPADAAMMMQLGADGVFVGSGIFKSGDPAKRAAAIVRATAQYNDPAAIAEASRGLGEAMVGINVADLPAPHRLAERGW is encoded by the coding sequence ATGACTACTAACGAAACTTCCTCCTCGTCCGCAGCAGCGTCGTCGCAGACGGGGACTCCGCTCGTAAAGACGGGCCTCGCCGACATGCTCAAGGGCGGCGTCATCATGGACGTCGTGACCCCCGAGCAGGCGCGCATCGCTGAAGATGCCGGTGCCGTCGCCGTCATGGCCCTCGAGCGCGTCCCCGCCGACATTCGTGCGCAGGGCGGTGTCGCCCGCATGAGCGACCCCGACCTTATCGACGGCATCATCGACACCGTCTCGATCCCGGTCATGGCGAAGGCCCGCATCGGCCACTTCGTCGAGGCGCAGATCCTTCAGGAGCTCGGCGTCGACTACATCGACGAGTCCGAGGTGCTGAGCCCCGCCGACTACGTGAACCACATCGACAAGCACGGCTTCAAGGTGCCGTTCGTGTGTGGCGCGACGAACCTGGGTGAGGCACTGCGCCGCATCACCGAGGGTGCGGCAATGATTCGCTCGAAGGGTGAGGCTGGTACGGGCGATGTCTCGGAAGCAATGAAGCACATCCGCACGATCAAGGGCGAGATCGCTCGCCTCCAGGCGCTGAACGCGGTCGAGCCGGATGCGCTCTACGTTGCGGCCAAGGATCTCCAGGCTCCGTACGGACTCGTCAAGCAGGTCGCCGAGACGGGCGAGCTGCCCGTCGTGATGTTCGTCGCCGGTGGTGTCGCGACACCCGCCGATGCCGCGATGATGATGCAGCTCGGCGCCGACGGTGTCTTCGTCGGTTCCGGCATCTTTAAGTCGGGCGATCCCGCCAAGCGTGCGGCCGCGATCGTCCGCGCCACCGCGCAGTACAACGACCCCGCCGCAATCGCGGAGGCCTCGCGTGGCCTCGGCGAGGCGATGGTCGGCATCAACGTCGCCGACCTCCCGGCACCGCACCGTCTCGCCGAGCGCGGATGGTAA
- the pdxR gene encoding MocR-like pyridoxine biosynthesis transcription factor PdxR, whose amino-acid sequence MRSTSIPEVPIELDRDGQLSLPLQLARAVRELIDRGALLPGDELPSTRAWAARLGVSRGTVVSAYEQLTAEGYLTGERGSATRINPRLRQTHPAHEPAAASPTRKNDARTTATASAAASTSHDRTHSHVPHPIKPEAAPSHLRPHDAIDMLPGRPATDWLHTPAWRRAWRVAADAQLASIPLAGDDRLRGNLAEHFRRMRGLARDPDQFLVTAGGREGLALIIQTLASELEGGRALRVGVESPGYPSLRRTAQRLGAELVALEVDHAGLRTDMLPVGPKRPDLVIVTPSHQYPLGGSLPIDRRIELLEWARREQVLIVEDDYDSELRYVGQPLPTLTALDDSRDGSVALLGTFSTTVAPSLGIGMLCVSDALRERLLATRRDLGTPVSALVQHAFAEYLASGELRRHTARMRRTYRQRRGLVLEALGDVSGAAVSPMDGGLHAVIRTKLPEAKVLAACEKAGVLVSPGADYWRQTGRDPQQDGDARGTIVIGYAHLSSDALSEGLRRLRGALGGCD is encoded by the coding sequence ATGCGCTCCACGTCAATTCCCGAGGTCCCGATCGAGCTCGATCGCGACGGCCAGCTCTCGCTCCCGCTGCAGCTCGCGCGGGCCGTTCGGGAGCTGATCGATCGCGGCGCGCTTCTCCCCGGCGACGAGCTCCCTTCGACCCGAGCCTGGGCCGCGAGGCTCGGCGTCTCCCGCGGCACGGTGGTCTCGGCGTATGAGCAGCTCACCGCCGAGGGCTACCTCACCGGCGAGCGCGGCTCGGCAACGCGGATCAACCCGCGGCTGCGGCAGACGCATCCCGCGCACGAGCCTGCTGCGGCGTCGCCCACGCGGAAGAACGACGCCCGCACCACCGCGACTGCTTCCGCAGCGGCGTCCACATCACACGATAGGACGCACAGCCACGTGCCCCACCCCATCAAGCCGGAGGCAGCACCCTCGCACCTGCGCCCTCACGACGCCATAGACATGCTGCCCGGTCGCCCCGCGACCGACTGGCTCCACACGCCAGCGTGGCGTCGAGCGTGGCGCGTCGCGGCGGATGCGCAGCTCGCCTCGATCCCGCTGGCCGGCGACGATCGACTCCGCGGCAATTTGGCCGAGCACTTTCGGCGGATGCGCGGCCTCGCCCGCGATCCGGATCAGTTTCTCGTCACCGCCGGCGGGCGCGAAGGCCTCGCCCTCATCATTCAGACGCTTGCCTCGGAGCTGGAAGGCGGACGCGCGCTTCGGGTGGGAGTCGAGTCGCCTGGCTACCCTTCGCTCCGCCGCACCGCGCAGCGACTTGGTGCGGAACTCGTCGCGCTCGAGGTCGACCACGCGGGCCTGCGCACCGACATGCTGCCCGTCGGACCGAAGCGCCCCGATCTCGTGATCGTCACCCCGAGCCACCAGTATCCGCTCGGCGGCTCGCTGCCGATCGACCGGCGCATCGAGCTCCTCGAATGGGCCCGCCGCGAACAGGTGCTGATCGTCGAGGACGACTACGACTCGGAACTGCGCTACGTCGGCCAGCCCCTCCCCACCCTCACCGCCCTCGACGACAGCCGGGACGGCAGCGTCGCGCTCCTCGGCACGTTCTCCACCACCGTCGCACCCAGCCTGGGCATTGGAATGCTCTGCGTGTCAGATGCGCTTCGTGAGCGACTTCTCGCCACACGCCGGGATCTCGGGACGCCGGTGTCGGCACTCGTGCAGCACGCGTTCGCCGAGTACCTCGCGTCGGGTGAGCTACGCCGGCACACCGCAAGGATGCGCCGCACCTATCGACAGCGACGAGGCCTCGTCCTCGAGGCGCTCGGCGACGTCTCGGGAGCCGCGGTGTCGCCGATGGACGGCGGCCTCCATGCGGTGATTCGCACGAAGCTACCCGAAGCGAAGGTGCTCGCGGCCTGCGAGAAGGCGGGGGTGCTGGTCTCCCCCGGCGCCGACTATTGGCGACAGACCGGCCGCGACCCGCAGCAGGATGGCGACGCTCGCGGAACCATCGTGATCGGCTACGCGCACCTCAGCTCGGATGCGCTGAGCGAGGGACTGCGCAGGCTTCGCGGAGCGCTCGGCGGCTGCGACTAG
- the pdxT gene encoding pyridoxal 5'-phosphate synthase glutaminase subunit PdxT, with translation MVIADSQAGIGAPAFSTGAPTVGVLGLQGGVREHADLVESLDAHAVQIRKPADLVGPDGARVDALILPGGESSVIDRLARMFGLDAPIREQVEAGLPTLGTCAGLILLAKRLENPAPGQQTLGILDITVNRNAFGPQVESAEATLGTEWGEIRAAFIRAPQIVSVDGAETRVMAHYGDAIVGVERGKVLGASFHPELTRDTTLHQRLLSFVG, from the coding sequence ATGGTAATCGCCGATTCGCAGGCCGGCATCGGGGCTCCCGCGTTTTCCACGGGAGCCCCGACCGTCGGCGTGCTCGGTCTGCAGGGTGGCGTACGCGAGCATGCCGATCTCGTCGAATCTCTCGACGCGCACGCGGTCCAGATCCGCAAGCCCGCCGACCTCGTCGGCCCAGACGGCGCCCGAGTGGATGCGCTCATCCTGCCCGGCGGGGAATCTTCCGTGATCGATCGCCTCGCCCGCATGTTCGGGCTGGATGCGCCCATCCGTGAGCAGGTCGAGGCCGGGTTACCGACGCTGGGAACGTGTGCCGGGCTCATCCTGCTCGCGAAGCGACTCGAGAATCCCGCGCCCGGGCAGCAGACCCTGGGCATCCTCGATATCACCGTGAACCGAAACGCGTTCGGGCCCCAGGTTGAGTCGGCCGAAGCCACTCTTGGCACCGAGTGGGGCGAGATCCGCGCCGCGTTTATCCGTGCCCCGCAGATCGTGTCGGTGGATGGCGCGGAGACGCGCGTCATGGCGCACTACGGCGACGCGATTGTCGGTGTGGAGCGGGGGAAGGTGCTCGGCGCATCCTTCCACCCGGAGCTCACGCGTGACACGACGCTGCACCAGCGGCTGCTGTCATTTGTCGGATAG